The genomic interval TCGCAATCTAAAACAGGGCCTTTGCTGTGTGTTTGTGATGACCAACTCGGCCATGTATAGATTCTAATCATTTCTAAACTTTGGCTATTGTGGGTTGTCAACTGTAAATTGGTCATGAAAATTGACGAGACAGCTTCCAGTATCCATCCTGATTAGGTCATGGGTTTTTATGCTGCCAACTGGAACCTGATTGGCGCGGATCGGTCGCGTAAACGATCACGTTTCTCGTAAAATCCAAAAATACTTCGACAGATCTGCTCCTCGGACTGCCCGTTCGGTAGGGAGACAACTGTCAAAAACAAAAGCAGGCATTCATACATTTTAGCCAGCGAAGCAATTGACAAAATCTGTAAATCAAGATTGTCATGAAGTACCAAACGAATTCGGCGTTGCTTATCTTTGCAGCAGTCTGTCATGTTTCGGTCGACGCGGTACGCAACCTCCGCATCGTTTCACCCTTGCAAGCGCTGACAATCCCGGACCCTGAAGTAAAGGAAGAGATTACTACCGCGCGACGACATTTTTTGGACAGATTTAAGGTCGGATTGGAAGCCGAATCAAAAGCGAGAAGAGAACTCGCTGAAAAGAAGTCTGAACAACTCCAGGCGGACGCTACGGCCCCGGATTGGGCCAAACAGGCTGCGTCGTCGGTAAATCGCATACGCAATGCGGACGAGAAGCACATCGAAACAGCCTTTGATAACGCAGTTGCACAATTTGACCGCGACCGGCCCTCCAAGAAAGCTGCGAAAAATTCAAACCGGTATCAGTTTGTCGGCTTAATTAATTCGGCTTCGTCAAAGACGCCCATCATGTGGTATGCGCGGAAAAAACCGACCAATGCAAAATGGTCGGTGCGTCTAGTTCACGCGGATCAAGCTGCGATTGTGAAGGACCTTTTTAACCGCGGAAAGGTTGACATCTTTGCTCGTTACGAGAATATTGGGAAGGCGAGTGACGAAACGAAAGGTCCAATAGTGGAAAGCACGTATGCCGTCAGAGAACGGTCCTGGAAGTACGTGGACCTGTCTTTTACAGTGGAATACTGCTTGACCGCCTAATGTCGTCTTACCCCCTTTTTGTGCTGTGTTACAATTTGTTTCTGTTAGGAACCTTTGGAATACTTCGCCTAAACATTGGATTACTGATTCATCGGGTATGTATTGGCGCGAACGTCGTTTGCGGCCCGGCATGTACACGGATGGCAAAACTGTGTATGAGTCTTCGTACCGGTATCGAGACGGCCGCAACGGCATGCATCAGCGGTCCACACTTGATCAGTTCCTTTCTAGCAAAGCTTTTGATGACAAGGGAAAGCAGCGTATTTTGAGGCGATTGAAAGAGGACGCACCCGACGTAGTCCTGGAAGAGTAAAGAATCTGAACTGGCTCGACAGCCTAGTGATGCATTACTGTCTAACACTAGCATTATCTTTTCCGCTGATTGTGAATTGCTAGTATTTGAAAGAATCAGCCTAGTCTAAGGGGCATTTCCATATTTGCGAATGTTACGGTGGTCAAATGATTGAACTTGTTTTGGCATTTTGAgctctgacagtgaactaGCCATTTTCATGCTAGTCACAAATAGTTCACAACCAATGGCGTCCATTTGAGCCTCCTAGTAGAGAAAGGTTTTCTGGGCATTCGTTGCCTTTACGTAGCGCAGAAATTATGGTCATTTACAATTGGCTCACAGTGAGCAATGTCTTTTGGTGCCTGGACCAAATAGTTGGTTGATACGATCGAATACCGGATGACATGTATTCCCGCTTAGTATAAGTGTGAGTGTTTAAAAGAAAGACCGttgtgctttgttttctaaaCATAGAGAGCCCAGAAGAGATCCAAAAAACAATCTCGGTCCACAATCCTACTCGGTTGCTGATCCGCCCATCGAAGTCCGAAGTGAACCaattttggaaagctctGACACTCAACTTCTTCCAATACTATCCCCATGACTGAAGAAAACGGTAAGTAGGCTGAGTACGCGACAACACTGAAAGCAGAAGCGCGCCTTCATGAAGAAATGAGATTGTCACGGTGATTAGAGGTTGTCCGTGTCGAACACGCATGCTTGTAATCCCGATCAGAGCAACATTAGCTTCATTAACCTAGAATATCCTTCCATTGATATTCTAACTTGTTTAACATACGTTTGACTCCTTGCAGAATTGTACATTGAACAACCCGAGCGACCGAATGATGGTCGGGTCAGCAGCACTGATGCGGGGCCCGGTAGCCGGGAAATAAACCCAAAGTTCAAGGACCTCAAGGAAACGGGAAAATGGGGGAACATTTCCAAGAAAGAGATGATTATCGTAGCTGTTGTAATGCTTTCGATTGTGGTCGCcgtggttgttgtcgtcgtcgtattcgtAACAGGGGACGACGATTCGATTCCAATTGCGGGTGGTATCGCTCCAACGTCCGCTCCTACAATGCGCCTTGTCCCTCAAGAACAATTGGATTTGCTGCGACAAGGCATTGGCCTAAATCCGTTGACAGCTTCGTTTTTAGATCTTCTGCCGACAAACGCCGAAGCTCTGCGCGGCCTTTCGAATGTTCTCGACGAAGATCCTGTACGTAGGGCGGCCTCTTGGGTCGTCCACGAAGATCAGTTAGATGCCGAGCCAGAGCTACTCAACCGCTTTGGACTGGTCGCTACATATTACTCTAATGGCGGTTCGCAGTGGACTAATTCTGACAACTGGCTTGACCCCGATCTTTCTATATGCGACGGCTGGTATGGTGTAAGTTGCGATTTGCTCAGAAGAGACCTGGATGAGATTGATCttgccaacaacaatttgACGGGTCCCATTACAAAGTCTCTGTCCTTGCTATCAACGCTACGTGTTATTTGGTTTAATGGAAACGCTTTGACGGGTACCATTCCCGGTGATGTGTTTTCTTCGCTCGAGGACCTCTTCATTCTGTACCTTCAGAACAACCAGTTGGAAGGCGACATCCCAGAAAATTTGATCGAGAATGGTGTCCTGCGTAAGTTATCCTGTCCATGACTGGTGTCGACAATTAGGGACTTTTAGTCTGTCTTACTAATTTGTCGCTTGCTACTTGTAGAGACCATTTTTCTGCAGGGCAACAACTTTACGGGGACGTGGCCGGCTGTCTTTTGTGGTGTCCTTCGTGAATTTCGTCTAGAGTGTGAGCAAACTCCTTGTCCCGAGAGATGCTGCGTGCCTCTTAACAACTGTTTTGATTAGAGCACAAGATCGATGGCACAAAAGAACACTGGATTGCACTTCAAGCATTCATAATAATCAATAATTCTAGTACTCTGGCATCACCTACTGGTTGATAATTCAATGTCGCTTTTGCATGACAGGTCACCGTCGAATTCCCCTTCTTCGATCACTGTATCGAGTTTTGCGTAATCATCCGGATCGTCAATTACATCGTGAATTCCTACAACCATGTCTTTTTTTACAAGCTCGTCGAAGTGTAAGCCCGCGCGATAGCATACGTACCACAGAGCGGCTGCCGATAACAAGCTGGGTGCGCTTGCAACGCGAATACTACGGTCAACGCTTCCCGCGTAGTTGTTGATTGTCGAACCAATTGCCTTGGCTATCCGTGCTCCGACAACATCAATCCAAAACTTTGCCTTGAATTTAATGGCTTTCGAAGTGGGCAAGTACAGTATCTCTTTCGATGGATCGTGAATACTGTAGGTCATGGCCTTGAGAAGGgaaatggaaaagaaaaggacTGCTAGGTTTCCGGGCAAAGCACCAAAGGCAATCATGTTGACAATCATCAAAAGAGTGGGAAACAGACGCAGTGTCAACCGTAATCCCAAACGGTGTATCAGAAAAGGAAACAGCAGCGACGAAAGCAAGAGACTTGATGCGTTGACGACTTGGCCGTAATGACCCATAAACTGGGTGAAAGACATGCCATCATGATCAGTGTCTTCGAAACGACTCCAGCCAAGCAGTGTCATTTGGTAATTGAGACAGGTTAAAGAAATTTCGTACAAGCACGAAACTCCCAATATCAGGAGGACATAGTTGTGCTTCAGAATTAAGTAGACTCCCGACCACAGTGCGGGTTCTTGGGAGGAAATCTTCTCAGCTTCAAGTACTATCGGGCATGTGGATGGAAATCGCCGACTGTATGATGTCATGACCAGAATGTGCAACAAAATGATTAAACAGGCCACAATGATCAATGTAATGTTGTTCCAGACATGAGTAGTCACCATTGTACTTCCGAAGATTGCACCAATTTGGGCAATGGCAATGATGGTGCCGTAGAAGTTCTCGGCCTCGGATAAAGACAAATTGGAATTAGCATAGGACCAAAAGGTAGCGACTGAAATGGAACCGAAAGATTCAATCGCTGCATAAAAAATGTAGCCGATTAGATGCCAGTACGTCAGCTTGTTGGATTCATCCTTTACGGCAGACGTCGACGTGGCCACTGAAATGTTAAACTGCAGCACGTATGCCATCAGTCCAAATACAAGACAGTAAGGCAGTCCGATGTAGGCAAAAGCAGAACTAGTGACACCCTCTTCTGCAGCATTTTCTTCACGTTGCCTTGTCGCCGCATCGACACTAGTGCTGAGATCCATGCGAGACCAGCTACCTCCAGACTCGAGTACATCTTCGTCCTTTCGTCGTACCCAATCGTGCTGGCATTCCTGCTGACGCTTGCGTTCATGCGAAACGTATTCTAGGAAGCAAACGAGAGCTAGAGTTGTACAGACGCTAAACAACTTGGCCGGAGGCTGATGGCGTTCCAGATTGCTCCCAGTAAGAGCCCCCAGAATCGGATCCTTGAGGGAATCGAGGacccaaaaggaaaagagtACGAGAAACAATCCCATACCGAGCCAGTATGGTCGCATCCAATGTTGAGGGTGGATGGGATGATCGTATACCACTGCCTTGCGTTGTCGTTTGCGTGACAATAGACCTCGGTCGTCCCGATCGTCGTCCGGCCAGTCATTGCCGATGTTatcttgttgttgcgcaCCTTCTTTGTGGAGATGATCCTTAGATAGATGGGCCTTGGAACGGGAGACAGATTCCTTGGTATGTCTAACTTCTGGCATGGCTTCTAACAGATTCTCCTCTGGAGCAATGATCAACGCGATGTTTGTATTTCTGTTGTCTTGGACGATGGTATTGCATTTTTCTATGGATGGTCGACTTTTTGCTTACATTTTTTGCTGTTACAGAACGTTACCCAGGTTTTTTTTTTGCAGGATATTTCGTTGCACGCACAGAGCCTTGTTCGCCTGCAGCTATTCGAACCCTGACCCTCAAATGGTCGGGTCCACAATTCTACTTGTTTTTCACATTTCTGCTAACGTAAATGTCATCGCGCCACCTCTTCGTGCAAGAAACTATCGAACAAGGAAAGCGAACATTTGTACATGAAGTTGGACGCTGAGCTAGCTAGTACAGGAAACGGGCGCCTTTCAGTCGGTCCATCAGATGCTGCACGGGGATTTTAGCGGCGCTCGGCAGTTCCAAAGCGCAGAGAAAGACGCAGTCGCATATTGTCGAAACCTTTGCCTTTTAGTGTTTAGAGCTAACTAATTTTCCCCCAATAAAAGCCACAATTCCCCGAGCGCCACACTACCAGACGACGCCGCATTCTTTCGTTAACCCAAAAAGAAACGGTCTCCGCTCTAGCGTATAAACTGTAACGCATCCCATTGGCTTATTCATAAACGGCATCAATGCAGTTCTCCGCGTAGCAGCAGCTCGGGTCACAGGCATTCACGGAGCAGTCTAGGGTCAAGTATCGAAAAATCGTTGCCCGGCCAGGACAGTAGCTCAAGGGGAACTCCCCAGTAAACGCGTTTCCGTGGATTTGCAACGTGTCTTGAATTGCAAGAAAAGAAAGTAGGGCGATGCACGATGTTAGCTgcggaagaaacgaaagctAGTTAATTGTAGATAAAGTAAACACAATCTTACCAAGAGCGCCATTGTCCCGTAGATTGTCCGGAATCGGACCACTCAACCTATTTCGCTGCAACGACAGAATGCGCAAGGACGGCATGGCTGCGACAGTGTCTGCCGGAATAACTCCAGTCAAGCTGTTGCGTCGCAAAACGAGAGCATTCAGGCTTTGGAGCAAAACCAGGGCGTTACTAATCTTTCCTGTCATATTGTTTTCTTCCATATCTATTTCGACCACTGAATATTCGCTGAAAGATTTGCAAGAAAAGACCATTTCTCTGCGGATGCCTGTGCAGCAGCGGACGCCGTACCACTCACAATGATTTATGTCCGGGGATAGCCAAGACGTCCGAGTTGTCCAGTTCGGGCCGCCTTGTGCGAAATAGAACGCAACAAGCGCAAAACGCGGGACAATTGCCTGTTCATAGTTCAGGCCATTTTCTAGAATCATCCATGATGCAgcacgaagaaatggatcgGCCGTCTCATCATCTAGAACTTCTTTCGTCAAAGTCGCGCTTTCGGAGGGAAGCTGCTCCATGTGACTCCGAAGAATGGGGTATGCTTCGAATGTTTTTCGTATCAAGTTGAGCTTTTGTTGAGAAGTTTGCACGATAACATCGGGTTCAAGTTCAAAATCCGTCCGGATCGGAACATTCGAGGATTCGTCACTGCCGTTATTCGAtacgacgacaccgacgGTGGCTGCGACTACGGCTACAATCAGAACAGTAAGGGCAATCAAGAGGTAGGCCTGGCGGCGAGGGACACCGCAAAACTCGTCTGGATCCGTAGGGACAGCGGGGAACGAAGATGTGGTAGGCGCCACTGCCGATCGAGGAGTGGGAGCGTTCGACGGAAGCGGATCGTCCAAACCCCCACCGATGAGTTGGGGCTCGGCGTCATCGTCGGTCAAGGGCGTCTTGTAGGGTCGTCCTTCTGCTGCAAAGTTTTGTCCTCGAGCCATCGAAAAGTGAAAGCTTAAGTTTGAATAGATTCTACGAGAAACCAAACCTGAAGTTTAAGAAGATTCTGCGAGAAGCTTACTGTGGGAAGACTGTGACTTGCAGAGTCAAGATTGCTATGTCAGCGTGCGTGGAGCAACTGTGGCAACAGGAGCCAAATTATTCTTGCGTCGTCCTGCTgct from Phaeodactylum tricornutum CCAP 1055/1 chromosome 11, complete sequence carries:
- a CDS encoding predicted protein is translated as MARGQNFAAEGRPYKTPLTDDDAEPQLIGGGLDDPLPSNAPTPRSAVAPTTSSFPAVPTDPDEFCGVPRRQAYLLIALTVLIVAVVAATVGVVVSNNGSDESSNVPIRTDFELEPDVIVQTSQQKLNLIRKTFEAYPILRSHMEQLPSESATLTKEVLDDETADPFLRAASWMILENGLNYEQAIVPRFALVAFYFAQGGPNWTTRTSWLSPDINHCEWYGVRCCTGIRREMVFSCKSFSEYSVVEIDMEENNMTGKISNALVLLQSLNALVLRRNSLTGVIPADTVAAMPSLRILSLQRNRLSGPIPDNLRDNGALGKILSFLPQLTSCIALLSFLAIQDTLQIHGNAFTGEFPLSYCPGRATIFRYLTLDCSVNACDPSCCYAENCIDAVYE
- the NTT4 gene encoding nucleotide transporter 4 (Similar to bacterial and plastidic nucleotide transporters (NTTs)), with the protein product MPEVRHTKESVSRSKAHLSKDHLHKEGAQQQDNIGNDWPDDDRDDRGLLSRKRQRKAVVYDHPIHPQHWMRPYWLGMGLFLVLFSFWVLDSLKDPILGALTGSNLERHQPPAKLFSVCTTLALVCFLEYVSHERKRQQECQHDWVRRKDEDVLESGGSWSRMDLSTSVDAATRQREENAAEEGVTSSAFAYIGLPYCLVFGLMAYVLQFNISVATSTSAVKDESNKLTYWHLIGYIFYAAIESFGSISVATFWSYANSNLSLSEAENFYGTIIAIAQIGAIFGSTMVTTHVWNNITLIIVACLIILLHILVMTSYSRRFPSTCPIVLEAEKISSQEPALWSGVYLILKHNYVLLILGVSCLYEISLTCLNYQMTLLGWSRFEDTDHDGMSFTQFMGHYGQVVNASSLLLSSLLFPFLIHRLGLRLTLRLFPTLLMIVNMIAFGALPGNLAVLFFSISLLKAMTYSIHDPSKEILYLPTSKAIKFKAKFWIDVVGARIAKAIGSTINNYAGSVDRSIRVASAPSLLSAAALWYVCYRAGLHFDELVKKDMVVGIHDVIDDPDDYAKLDTVIEEGEFDGDLSCKSDIELSTSR
- a CDS encoding predicted protein; protein product: MKYQTNSALLIFAAVCHVSVDAVRNLRIVSPLQALTIPDPEVKEEITTARRHFLDRFKVGLEAESKARRELAEKKSEQLQADATAPDWAKQAASSVNRIRNADEKHIETAFDNAVAQFDRDRPSKKAAKNSNRYQFVGLINSASSKTPIMWYARKKPTNAKWSVRLVHADQAAIVKDLFNRGKVDIFARYENIGKASDETKGPIVESTYAVRERSWKNLWNTSPKHWITDSSGMYWRERRLRPGMYTDGKTVYESSYRYRDGRNGMHQRSTLDQFLSSKAFDDKGKQRILRRLKEDAPDVVLEE
- a CDS encoding predicted protein, which codes for MTEENELYIEQPERPNDGRVSSTDAGPGSREINPKFKDLKETGKWGNISKKEMIIVAVVMLSIVVAVVVVVVVFVTGDDDSIPIAGGIAPTSAPTMRLVPQEQLDLLRQGIGLNPLTASFLDLLPTNAEALRGLSNVLDEDPVRRAASWVVHEDQLDAEPELLNRFGLVATYYSNGGSQWTNSDNWLDPDLSICDGWYGVSCDLLRRDLDEIDLANNNLTGPITKSLSLLSTLRVIWFNGNALTGTIPGDVFSSLEDLFILYLQNNQLEGDIPENLIENGVLQTIFLQGNNFTGTWPAVFCGVLREFRLECEQTPCPERCCVPLNNCFD